In the Solibacillus sp. FSL K6-1523 genome, one interval contains:
- the dnaK gene encoding molecular chaperone DnaK: MSKIIGIDLGTTNSCVSVLEGGEPKVIPNPEGNRTSPSVVAFKNGEKQVGEVAKRQAVTNPNTIMSIKSKMGTNENVTVEDKDYTPQEVSAMILQYLKGYAEDYLGEKVTKAVITVPAYFNDAQRQATKDAGTIAGLEVERIINEPTAAALAYGLDQQDIDQKILVFDLGGGTFDVSILELADGVFEVLATAGDNKLGGDDFDQKIMDFLVQEFKKENGVDLSKDKMAMQRLKDAAEKAKKDLSGVTSSQVSLPFITAGADGPLHLEVTLTRAKFDELTNDLVERTIIPTRQALSDAGLSASELDRVILVGGSTRIPAVVEAIKNATGHEPHKGVNPDEVVAMGAAVQGGVLAGDVQGVLLLDVTPLSLGIETMGGVMTKLIDRNTTIPTSKSQVFSTAADNQPAVDIHVLQGERSMAADNKTLGRFQLSDIPAAPRGIPQIEVTFDIDANGIVSVKAKDLGTQKEQTIVIQSDSGLTDEDIERMVKDAEANAEADAKRKEEADLRNEADQLVFQVDKTITDLGEQITEDEKKSVEDARDELKAALEAGELEGIKASKEKLEGVLQPLVMKVYEQAAAAQAAGGGAEGADFGGADAGKKDDGIVDADFEEVKDDK, from the coding sequence TTAGAAGGCGGAGAGCCAAAAGTAATTCCAAATCCAGAAGGTAACCGTACATCTCCATCAGTTGTTGCATTCAAAAATGGTGAAAAACAAGTAGGTGAGGTAGCTAAGCGTCAAGCAGTTACAAACCCAAACACAATCATGTCAATTAAATCAAAAATGGGTACAAATGAAAACGTAACAGTTGAAGATAAAGACTATACGCCTCAAGAAGTATCAGCGATGATTTTACAATACTTAAAAGGTTATGCAGAAGATTATCTTGGTGAAAAAGTAACGAAAGCGGTTATTACAGTTCCGGCTTACTTCAATGATGCACAACGTCAAGCAACAAAAGACGCTGGTACAATTGCTGGTCTTGAAGTAGAACGTATTATTAACGAGCCAACTGCAGCAGCACTTGCTTACGGTTTAGATCAACAAGATATCGACCAAAAGATCTTAGTATTTGACTTAGGTGGCGGTACATTTGACGTATCAATCCTTGAGTTAGCGGACGGTGTGTTCGAAGTATTAGCAACAGCAGGTGACAACAAACTTGGTGGTGACGACTTCGACCAAAAAATTATGGATTTCTTAGTACAAGAATTCAAAAAAGAAAATGGCGTTGACTTATCAAAAGATAAAATGGCAATGCAACGTTTAAAAGATGCAGCTGAAAAAGCGAAAAAAGACTTATCAGGTGTAACATCATCTCAAGTATCATTACCATTCATCACTGCAGGAGCAGATGGTCCACTTCACTTAGAAGTAACATTAACTCGTGCAAAATTTGATGAGTTAACAAATGACTTAGTAGAACGTACGATCATTCCAACGCGTCAAGCATTATCAGACGCAGGTCTATCAGCTTCTGAATTAGATAGAGTGATTTTAGTTGGTGGTTCTACTCGTATTCCAGCAGTAGTAGAAGCAATCAAAAATGCAACAGGTCATGAGCCACATAAAGGTGTAAACCCGGATGAAGTTGTAGCAATGGGTGCGGCTGTACAAGGTGGCGTACTTGCAGGTGATGTGCAAGGCGTATTATTACTAGACGTAACACCATTATCACTTGGTATTGAAACAATGGGCGGCGTTATGACGAAATTAATCGACCGTAACACAACGATCCCAACATCAAAATCACAAGTGTTCTCAACTGCAGCGGATAACCAACCAGCAGTAGACATTCACGTATTACAAGGTGAGCGTTCAATGGCAGCGGACAACAAAACGTTAGGTCGCTTCCAATTATCAGATATTCCAGCAGCACCACGTGGTATTCCGCAAATCGAAGTAACATTCGATATTGATGCAAACGGTATCGTATCTGTTAAAGCAAAAGACCTTGGTACACAAAAAGAGCAAACAATCGTAATCCAATCTGATTCTGGTTTAACGGATGAAGATATCGAGCGCATGGTTAAAGATGCTGAAGCAAATGCAGAGGCAGATGCAAAACGTAAAGAAGAAGCAGATCTTCGCAACGAAGCAGACCAATTAGTGTTCCAAGTAGACAAAACAATTACAGACTTAGGCGAGCAAATTACAGAAGACGAAAAGAAATCTGTAGAAGATGCGCGTGATGAATTAAAAGCAGCACTTGAAGCGGGTGAGCTTGAAGGCATCAAAGCTTCTAAAGAAAAATTAGAAGGTGTATTACAACCATTAGTAATGAAAGTCTATGAGCAAGCGGCAGCAGCACAAGCGGCCGGGGGCGGTGCAGAAGGTGCTGACTTTGGCGGCGCTGATGCAGGTAAAAAAGACGACGGTATCGTAGACGCAGACTTTGAAGAAGTAAAAGACGATAAATAA
- the dnaJ gene encoding molecular chaperone DnaJ, with the protein MSKRDYYEVLGIAKSASKDEIKKAYRKLSKQYHPDINKEPDADEKFKEVAEAYEVLFDEQKRARYDQFGHEDPNAGFGGGGAGGFGGFEDIFSSFFGGGRRQDPNAPRKGDDLQYRMNITFEEAVFGKETEIEIPTEESCGTCHGSGAKPGTTPQTCSQCNGAGQINQAVDTPFGRMMNKRSCPSCRGQGKIIVDKCSTCRGAGQVTKKKKIKITIPAGVDDGQQLRVSGQGEAGFNGGPSGDLYIVFSVRKHEFYERDGDDIMFELKLTFPQAALGDEIEVPTIHGKVKLKIPVGTQSGAQFRLKDKGVKNVHGYGTGHQYVIVNVVTPTKLTEKQKQLLREFAEISGDIPEEQGSSLFDKIKKKIKGD; encoded by the coding sequence ATGAGTAAGCGTGATTACTATGAAGTGCTTGGCATAGCAAAAAGTGCAAGCAAAGATGAAATAAAGAAAGCTTATCGTAAATTATCAAAACAATATCACCCAGACATTAATAAAGAACCCGATGCGGATGAAAAATTTAAAGAAGTAGCAGAAGCATACGAAGTCCTTTTTGATGAGCAAAAACGTGCACGTTATGATCAATTTGGTCATGAGGATCCAAATGCTGGATTTGGCGGTGGAGGTGCTGGTGGTTTCGGTGGCTTCGAAGATATTTTCAGTTCATTCTTTGGTGGTGGACGTCGTCAAGATCCAAATGCGCCTCGCAAAGGGGACGACTTACAATACCGCATGAATATTACGTTTGAAGAAGCGGTATTCGGAAAAGAAACAGAAATAGAAATTCCAACAGAAGAGTCATGTGGAACTTGTCATGGTTCAGGTGCAAAGCCAGGAACAACGCCACAAACATGTTCGCAATGTAATGGTGCAGGACAAATTAACCAAGCGGTGGATACACCATTTGGTCGCATGATGAATAAACGTTCATGCCCAAGCTGTCGTGGTCAAGGGAAAATTATCGTTGATAAATGTTCAACTTGTCGCGGTGCAGGTCAAGTTACGAAAAAGAAAAAAATTAAAATTACAATTCCAGCAGGTGTGGATGACGGGCAACAACTACGCGTATCGGGCCAAGGGGAAGCAGGCTTTAACGGCGGTCCATCAGGTGACTTATATATCGTATTCTCAGTTCGTAAGCACGAGTTTTACGAGCGTGATGGCGATGATATTATGTTCGAGCTAAAATTAACATTCCCACAAGCAGCATTAGGTGACGAAATTGAAGTACCAACGATTCACGGGAAAGTGAAACTAAAAATCCCAGTAGGTACACAATCAGGCGCGCAATTCCGATTGAAAGATAAGGGTGTTAAAAATGTACATGGCTATGGCACAGGGCATCAATATGTCATCGTCAACGTTGTGACACCAACGAAATTGACAGAAAAGCAGAAACAATTATTACGTGAGTTTGCAGAAATTAGCGGCGACATTCCAGAAGAACAAGGAAGCTCACTATTCGATAAAATTAAAAAGAAAATTAAGGGTGACTAA